From Desulfomonilia bacterium, one genomic window encodes:
- the rpmB gene encoding 50S ribosomal protein L28, giving the protein MARVCEVCGKGSQTGNNVSHANNKTKKVWLPNLQKIKIETEKGVKSVKVCTQCIKSGKIKKHAA; this is encoded by the coding sequence ATGGCCAGGGTATGCGAAGTGTGCGGCAAGGGTTCACAGACAGGAAACAATGTGAGCCATGCCAACAACAAAACGAAAAAAGTATGGTTGCCCAACCTTCAGAAGATCAAGATTGAAACCGAAAAAGGTGTAAAAAGCGTCAAGGTCTGCACTCAGTGCATAAAGTCAGGAAAAATCAAAAAGCACGCAGCTTAA